The following are encoded together in the Silurus meridionalis isolate SWU-2019-XX chromosome 2, ASM1480568v1, whole genome shotgun sequence genome:
- the cntf gene encoding ciliary neurotrophic factor has product MASKEKTVALARLLHEDCTQLLELYTTRETLPSNSVSGSQLVSIPPLTPQLSSTEKICFLHAALRACLHLMDKAITREDTMFPDIPEDEYIKQRKTVRDRLSHLVFSTERLLVGQKRFDAEEKDLMDGSGTFALKKWILQVLQDVVHWSKKTAETLQNLPALTRAKRTTRTRRATRKQGARKLHK; this is encoded by the exons ATGGCTTCAAAGGAAAAGACGGTGGCTCTGGCCAGGCTGCTGCATGAGGACTGCACCCAGCTCCTGGAGTTATAC ACGACTCGGGAAACTCTGCCGTCTAACTCAGTATCTGGCTCACAGTTGGTGTCCATCCCTCCATTAACACCTCAACTATCATCCACTGAGAAGATCTGCTTCCTGCACGCTGCGCTCCGAGCGTGTCTCCATCTGATGGACAAGGCCATAACCCGTGAGGACACCATGTTCCCCGACATACCTGAGGACGAGTACATAAAGCAACGAAAAACTGTCAGAGACAGACTGTCGCACCTGGTGTTCAGCACAGAGCGCCTCCTGGTGGGTCAAAAGAGATTTGACGCTGAG gaaaaGGATTTGATGGATGGTAGTGGGACGTTTGCTCTGAAGAAGTGGATCCTCCAGGTTCTGCAGGATGTTGTGCACTGGTCCAAGAAGACAGCTGAAACTCTCCAGAACCTGCCTGCTCTCACAAGAGCCAAGAGAACAACGAGAACGAGAAGAGCGACAAGAAAGCAGGGGGCACGCaaactacacaaataa